From a region of the Pseudomonadaceae bacterium SI-3 genome:
- a CDS encoding ribonucleotide-diphosphate reductase subunit beta yields MLSWDEFDEEDTTTTAQAAPQAAAANDAPAKLDKDAAGSVEEARAVAADDSAAVARAKKALDDLDIQEGLDELEGESARVHVGDKQMINARADLNQLVPFKYDWAWQKYLDGCANHWMPQEVNMNADIALWKTPDGLSEDERRIVKRNLGFFSTADSLVANNLVLAVYRLITNPECRQYILRQAFEEAIHTHAYQYCIESLGMDEGEIFNMYHEIPSVAKKASWGLKYTRSISDPTFQTGTVETDKEFLRNLIAYYCVLEGIFFYCGFTQILSMGRRNKMTGTAEQFQYILRDESMHLNFGIDVINQIKIENPHLWDAAMKDEATQMILQGTQLEIEYARDTMPRGVLGMNASMMEDYLKFIANRRLTQIGLKEEYPGTTNPFPWMSEIMDLKKEKNFFETRVIEYQTGGALSWD; encoded by the coding sequence ATGCTGAGCTGGGACGAATTCGACGAAGAAGACACCACCACCACCGCGCAGGCCGCCCCCCAAGCCGCTGCCGCAAATGACGCACCGGCCAAGCTCGACAAGGACGCCGCAGGCTCTGTCGAAGAAGCCCGCGCCGTTGCCGCTGATGACTCCGCTGCCGTCGCTCGCGCCAAGAAAGCCCTGGACGACCTCGACATCCAGGAAGGCCTCGACGAACTGGAAGGCGAATCCGCCCGCGTTCACGTCGGCGACAAGCAGATGATCAATGCCCGCGCCGACCTCAACCAGCTCGTACCCTTCAAGTACGACTGGGCCTGGCAGAAGTATCTGGATGGTTGCGCCAACCACTGGATGCCGCAGGAAGTGAACATGAACGCCGACATCGCCCTGTGGAAGACGCCAGACGGCCTCTCCGAGGACGAGCGCCGCATCGTCAAGCGCAACCTCGGCTTCTTCTCCACCGCCGACAGCCTGGTTGCCAACAACCTCGTGCTGGCCGTGTACCGCCTGATCACCAACCCCGAGTGCCGCCAGTACATCCTGCGCCAGGCCTTCGAAGAGGCGATCCACACCCACGCCTACCAGTACTGCATCGAATCGCTGGGCATGGATGAAGGCGAGATCTTCAACATGTACCACGAGATCCCGAGCGTCGCGAAGAAGGCCTCCTGGGGCCTCAAGTACACCCGCTCCATCTCCGACCCGACCTTCCAGACCGGCACCGTCGAGACGGACAAAGAGTTCCTGCGCAACCTCATCGCCTACTACTGCGTACTCGAAGGCATCTTCTTCTACTGCGGCTTCACCCAGATCCTCTCCATGGGCCGCCGCAACAAGATGACCGGCACCGCCGAGCAGTTCCAATACATCCTGCGCGACGAGTCCATGCACCTGAACTTCGGCATCGACGTGATCAACCAGATCAAGATCGAAAACCCACACCTGTGGGACGCCGCCATGAAGGACGAAGCGACCCAGATGATCCTCCAGGGTACGCAGCTCGAAATCGAATACGCCCGCGACACCATGCCCCGCGGCGTCCTCGGCATGAACGCCTCGATGATGGAGGACTACCTCAAGTTCATCGCCAACCGCCGTCTGACACAGATTGGCTTGAAGGAAGAGTATCCGGGTACTACTAACCCGTTCCCGTGGATGTCGGAAATCATGGATCTCAAGAAGGAGAAGAACTTCTTTGAGACGCGGGTGATTGAATATCAGACTGGTGGGGCGTTGAGCTGGGATTGA